In Desulfurellaceae bacterium, the DNA window GGCCAGATCGAAGTAGTGCCGCGCCCCGAGATCGACCCGGCTGGAGTTGAGGTCTTTGACGCCGCTGATGTAGCGCCACATGACACTCGGCCGCAGGCCCCACGGCGTCAGCCAGGTGGCGCGCAGATTGTTCCGAATATCCGGGGTCGGCAAGCCGCAGGTCGCCCCCCAGTTGCCGTTGCAGTCAACCTTACGCGCCCCTTCCAGCTCCTGCTGATCCCAGGTGGCGGTGATCGACAGGATATCGCTCAGGCGCAGCCTGCCCCAGCGGCCGATATCAAGCTCATAGCCGACGGTCATGTCGTAGCCCTGCACCTCTTCGATGGCCAGGTTGTCCAGCAGGGATACGATGTGGCCGCTGTTGTCGAGGTCGGAGCCCAGCCACAGGTCACCGCTCCGGCCGCGTCGGACCTTGGCGCACTGCGAGGCGTTGCCGTCCAGACATTCGTTGAGGACGAACTCCGGGGTCAGGGTGCTGATGCCTTTGCTGATCTTGATGGAATAGTAGTCGAAGCTGAAGTCGAGGCTGTCGAGAAAGCCGGGCGTCCACACCAGACCGAAGGAGTAGGTGTCGGATTCCTCGGGCGCCAGGTTCGGGTTGCCGCCCTGCAGAAAGTTGTACTGGGCGGCCGGTGAATGTTCGATGTTGCCGAACTGCGTGGCGGTCACCCCGCTGCGGGCGCATTCCTCAAAGCTGCGGCCCTCGGCCGTCCTGCCGTTGGCGACCGGCCCGGCGCACGGGTCGGCGTTCATCTCGAACAGGTTGAAGCCCTGGGGCAGAAAGCGTTCCCGCACCTGCGGTCCGCGAATCGCCCGCTGGAAACTGGCCCGCAGCCTGAGGTCGGGATGGAGCGCCCAGCCGGCGCGGACGCCAAAGGTATGGGTGTGCTGGCCGTAATCGTAGTCGGAATAGCGATAGCCCCCGTCCAGCCGTAGTTCTTCCGCAAAACGGGCGCCGTCGATCAGCGGGACGCCGGCTTCGAGGAAAAACTCCGTCACGTCGGACCCCCCGCTGACGGGGTGGCTGGCGCCGCCCTGCCCGGCCCCGTCACCGCTGCGATAAGCCTGGTTGGGACTGAACTTGAGGTTGTCGTCGCGGTATTCGCCGCCCAGGACAAGGTCCAGGCCGGTGGCGGCGAGCGGAGACCTGAGACCGTAGCGACCCAGATTGCCGGCGATATAGCCCGACACCACGGTCTGGTCGGTAGCCCCGCGGGCAGACAGGGGCAGGCTCAGGTAGTTGACCATAGCCTGGGTCACCGCACCCTCGCGAAAGATGTTCCAGGGGACGCAGTTCGGATCGGAACCGTCCAGCACCGAGCGGCACACAACCTGCCCCGTCGCCGGGTCT includes these proteins:
- a CDS encoding TonB-dependent receptor produces the protein DSLQCGNAFLSQQQFDALCGAYGLTRNDSQQVFIGRRNVEGGSRQNDLRHTSYRGVFGLRGDLSENWRYDLYYQYAEVRMQNSYLNDLSITRIGRALDAVRDPATGQVVCRSVLDGSDPNCVPWNIFREGAVTQAMVNYLSLPLSARGATDQTVVSGYIAGNLGRYGLRSPLAATGLDLVLGGEYRDDNLKFSPNQAYRSGDGAGQGGASHPVSGGSDVTEFFLEAGVPLIDGARFAEELRLDGGYRYSDYDYGQHTHTFGVRAGWALHPDLRLRASFQRAIRGPQVRERFLPQGFNLFEMNADPCAGPVANGRTAEGRSFEECARSGVTATQFGNIEHSPAAQYNFLQGGNPNLAPEESDTYSFGLVWTPGFLDSLDFSFDYYSIKISKGISTLTPEFVLNECLDGNASQCAKVRRGRSGDLWLGSDLDNSGHIVSLLDNLAIEEVQGYDMTVGYELDIGRWGRLRLSDILSITATWDQQELEGARKVDCNGNWGATCGLPTPDIRNNLRATWLTPWGLRPSVMWRYISGVKDLNSSRVDLGARHYFDLAAIWYYNDYTSIRVGVNNLFDKAPPLAGNAAGPSIAGNGNTFPGLYDALGRYWFVGVSVGFS